From the genome of Hypanus sabinus isolate sHypSab1 chromosome 29, sHypSab1.hap1, whole genome shotgun sequence:
CAAAATTGATGTAAATCAACATTGTCTGGTCTTTCACTGCTGTTCACAGCTCTAGGAATCTATTGTCCAGGGCAGTATTTTAATTTTAATCTATGGTTCATGTTCAGCTCTAAAGATTGGTTGCTCAAGTTTAAAATTTTGCTATACACCCCGTCCAGAATAAGCCCTAACAAAGGGTATAGTTAATATATCTTCAGTTTAGTTTTGGTCTCGGTGTGAGTTCGAGGCAGCTGGGTATGATCTTGTTGGCTGCCTTGTTTATCATTTAAATATGTTTAAGAACGCTTGGCTTGAGTATGTTTGAATACGCCTAGACTGCTTATTTCATTATATGGTTAGTTTCATTTGTTACAAGATCATTCATCTTTGCTGATTCCTCAATATAAGGATCAAACATATTTTCATTGACTTAGAACTTAATGTTATTTGTGGCGAATGCATCATACATGTGTCAACCTCACCTCCGCACCTCGTCCTTACTCTCTGAGTGGTTTTGCTTTGTTTTGAAGTTACCACTGCACATACCAGTATAGCaggcagtgatacaaccagtcagaatgctcaccacagtacatctgtagaaacttgcgagGGTCTCTGAGGATGTATCTATTAAATCCATAGGTAAAGGTGAAGCAATAAACTACGGCTGAacttctctcccttctccctgtacAGATTGTCCTTCAGACACTGCTGGCATTCCTGGTGACCTGCTATGGGATAGTTCACATAGCCGGGGAGTTCAAAGACATGGATGCAACTTCTGAGCTGAAAAACAAGTGAGTGTATGCAGCTTTCTTTGTTGTTCTTTCCAACCGTATGTGATGGGAAGATATTGAGGGAGCTTCACtggaagtgtatgatgggatggtgttgagggtttttcattctgtgtctgggaTGACGAGGCGTAGGGTGGGGTTTAGTTGAAGGTAGGTATGAGTGGAATTGAAATGAGGCACAACCTGTATGGGACAATGCTGGGTAACCTGTGtaattctcttttttttctctctctctctctccctccctccctcctttcttcccCACACTCTTCCTCTTCCCTGTTCCTGTTTCCTCTCCCCTCTACTCCCTACCCCTGATCTATCCTTTTTCCTTCCGATTCTCCTCCTCgctccccaccccttcccccccccccccacacaccccttttcccctcctgccctctctcccctctccacccaggacatTTGAGACCCTGAGGAACCACCCCTCCTTCTACCTTTTCAACCATCGGGGCCGGGTATTGTTCCGCCCTCCTGAAGGAGACTCCAACTCGCCCTCCTCAGCTCTCTTATCCAGTCTGAAGCTGCGGAGACTGCAACCCAGCCTTCGTTAGACTTctcctcttcccctcctccaaccCATAGATCTTGGTCAGAAAACCCCTCCGTCCAACTTCTCTCCCAACCCCACCCCGGCACAATCTAGTTCTCCTGCCCCCACCCCCTTTACTCTGGGGATGGAGACAGAGGCCCCATCCATTAGGCAAGAATGGCTGCAGATTGAGCCTGGGACTTGCTTAGGGCCCGGAGGTGGAGCAGGAGAGAAACACCAGGGTCCGTCTGTGGCTTGGTCCCATCGGGCCTTTCTCTCCCCCTCAACAATATGAGACTTGGGGCCCAGGCTCCATCTGTGGCTTAGTCACAGCTTGGCTCCTTTGTCTTGCCCCCGATGTTGGACTCGGGCTCTGATTCCATCCTTGTCCCACCCTGAACCCATTTTTCTCCACCACCACATTCCTGGAGGTGGGGGGAAGCAAGCCCCAGGCTCCATCTGTGGCCTATTGCTGTCCTGGGCTTCCCTGATCTGGAACGGTCACCTGGAGGGAGGGCCCAGATTTTGTCCATTGCCTCGTACCTTCCTGTCTCCCCTCCCTCAGGAACAGAGATCTGAATGTAGAGAGGGTCTCCAAGGATCCATTGATGCACCCAGTCACATAtacaaccccacccccaccattcaaACCTAGTCTCCCCAGATCCTACTTTGTAAAGAAGTTCCCCAcagtttccccttaaatatttaatTTTGCACCCAGAACCTCTGACCTGTATTTctattctcacccaacctcaattaGCCTGCTTGAGCTTGTTTACACACCTCAtcatttgtatacctctgtcaaatctctcctcattctcctacactccagggaaaagaccttttcaatctttccctatatttcaggtcctcaagtcctggtaacattcttgaaaattttctctgtgctctttaaatcttattgatattgtttctgtagataggtgaccagaactgcagacaataccCCATTTTTGGCCTCAagtatcttatacaacttcaacattaaaACTCCTGAACTCAATGCTTTAAGTGCTAAAAGCTTCCTTTAAGACCCCATCTACCTGTACAGAACTTTGAAGGAATTATGGATATGTTTTCCCAGATTCCTCtgacatccacaaatttgctgatccagtttacactTTATCATCCTATGACATACAGCAATGGACCCAACATCACTCCCtatggcacaccattagtcacaggcctccaatcagagtggcagtcctccactaccactctttggTGTCTCCCACTAAGCCAATTTTAAATCCAGTTTATTATTACATCCTGAATGCTAAGCGActaatcttcttgaccaacttcccatgcgggaccttgtcaaaggtcttgctgaGGTCCTTCAAGATGACATCCGCTTACTTACCTTCAGCAACTTTCCtgctaacttcctcaaaaaactccataagattggttagacacaacctaccatgcacaaagtcatgttgactatcttGAATCAGGCTCTGTGTATCCAAATACTCATGGTCCCTTTGAATACCTTCTAGTAATTACCTGCTACTGATATcagactcaccggcctataatttcccatctTATTCTTGGAGCCTTTCTAAAACAATAGAAtatcagctatcctccaatcctccagcacctcacccatgtCTCTCTGTTAGGGTCCCTGCAATTTTGGCAGTAACCTCCCACAATGTCTAAGGGATTtaaccaccctaatttgcctcaagacagcaaatacctcctcctctataatctgtataTGTCCATGACTCACTACTGATTTGCCTCAGTCTCCCCAAATCTCGCCGTGTTCCCAGTGACAATTCCCACCTGGTTTTCCTGAATCCCTCCATAATTCCCACTGAGAATTCCCATCCACTCTCCACAAATCCTGTCATGCTGCTGGTGAAACTACCACTCCCATACGTCCGTTGATCAGTCTCTAACTGTTGTCTAAGACTTTTGGGATAGTACAGTTGATAGGGCTGAATGGCATGCATTGCATGGCctcctccacagatactgtcccATGCTGGTGGCCCCCACCTCTGCCGGTTGGACGGCAGGTATCAGACAGCCTGAATGGCCACATACTGAGGCATACCAGGCCTCAGACCCACACCCAAACCTGTGTCCTGAACTACCCTGACTGGGACatacatcaccccctcccccttcatGGGAACTGGGTCTGAATCTTGTGACTCACTCCCATGACTGTGCCATGGTAGTCCCAACACTAGAAGGGACAACAGAATTCAAGGAGTGGGACTCGCTCCCACCTTCTTGAGAGGAGGCGATTGGGGATAAATGCTGGCGAGCTCCCCGAGGGATGATTAGGGGTGGGAAACAAATGTTGCAAGCTGCCCACCTTCTGGAGGGGACGGTCTGGGACAGGTGGTCAGTGCTGACCTGGGATATCTGGAAGATGGCACGGAGTGTTCCTGGTGGACCCGTCCCAGTAACTGTGGCGCACCTGCACTGACAGACGGACTGTCACCCATCGAGAAGTAGCTGAGTGACGATGTGGGCTCCACCTGAATACAGTATGCCGCATGGAAAACTCATCTCACAGTTAGCAGTGGATCCTCACCGTCTGTTCATGCAGAACTCTGGAAGAGAAGTCCTTCACCCCACACCCTCTGACCCCCAGGACTGGGTGACGGGATGGTGTGGCAGGAACTTTACCCTgcgtctgaccttgggagtgtctgatgggacagtgcagagggagcttcatgctgtgtctaaccctgggaatGTTTCATGAGACGGTGCAGATGGAGCTTCACGCTGTGTTGGACCCCGGGAGCATGTGCAGAGCGAGCCTCACACTGTCTAACCCAGTGTATGGcaggatggggaggagggagtcTCACTGTGTTTAATCCTggaagtatgtgatgggatggggtggaggCAGCTTCACTTTAATTTAAATGACTATTAAAATTAACACTGATTGAAAAATTTGTGTCTATAAAGAATCTTTCATTGACATTCCTTCCTGTAAAAGTCCTGAATATCCAGTGGGACTGAGAAGATTACATTGTTCATCTGCATCCCAAACAGCTTGTCTCATTTTGTGTGACTGGTGCCCCAGGTTAATGTTACACCGGGGGTGAGGAGGTAGTTTAACGAGACAGCCAGCACAGTCTGAGATTTTCCTCATCACGCTCCATTTCTTCTAACTTCCCATAGTACCACAGTGATCCTCCTCTGCCCCATTCTCTGTGCTGTATAAAAATCCGCTGGCCCTTTGGAGCCATGCAGGGACAGACTGTCTGAATGTTGTACCTTCATCAAAATCACAGTCAAGGTTGATATTGTCACAGGCGGGTACAATGAAAAACCagcttacagcagcatcacaggcacatcgcATCAAGGAAGAACAATATTAGACCCATCTTCTttataaaacaaaggagcagaattaaaccatttggttCATCGTCtaccctgccattccatcatggctgatttattatccctctcaaccccattctcctgctttcctcctgtaacctttcatggcCTTACTAATCTAGcaattatcaacctctgctttaagtatacccaaaggCTTGCCCTCCACaaccttctgtggcaatgaattccactgattcaccaccctcccaccctctggctgaagatccctgttctaaagagatgtctgaggctgtgccctctggtcttagattcacccactattggaaaaaTCCTCCACACATtaactctatctagtcctttcaatattcaatagatttcaatgagatctcccctcattcaatctaaactctggtgagtacaggcccagagctatcaaatgcttctcataaacCAATtcttttattcctgggatcattctcgtaagCCTGTGGAccatcttcaatgccagcacatcccttcttagatcATCGAAtactaacaaatttctacagatgtagttCTGGAAGTATCCTCACTGGTTGGCTCATGGTCTGGTGCAgcaattcaaatgcacaggaGCTTAAAAAGCTGCAGATTCCACCATCAGTTTCTACAGGAGTCAATGTccttcaaagatccccaccatccaggctatgccatcttctcataattctgttaggcaggaggtacagaagcctcctacatcaccaggttcagaaacaatgaaTTCCCTTCAGCCATTCAGGCTTTGAGCCAACCTACACAACCCTAATCACATagtttaacaagctatgagtgCTCTTGACCACATTACCCTCGAGTGGATTTTTTAATTTGTTGTAATAATTGTACTTTCTCATAAAAATCCAGAAAATTtagctt
Proteins encoded in this window:
- the mmgt1 gene encoding ER membrane protein complex subunit 5, with the protein product MASAVWKGLVGMGLFALAHAAFSAAQHRSYMRLTEKENETLPVDIVLQTLLAFLVTCYGIVHIAGEFKDMDATSELKNKTFETLRNHPSFYLFNHRGRVLFRPPEGDSNSPSSALLSSLKLRRLQPSLR